One window of Oryza brachyantha chromosome 12, ObraRS2, whole genome shotgun sequence genomic DNA carries:
- the LOC107305351 gene encoding uncharacterized protein LOC107305351 yields the protein MRTFFWLDEEIGNTEVVATYCILLKLKEITCYASKGSDTAVLVISVNQKYGNKLNADTTIIDVAGRPLQALYTYQLADENAGINANGPCEITSTEYTCPLEPQNMLKEEYANHYKLSDRLVAKVAVVKKPVSRSEVETEFGVSAYSKHATRTVNPLLTALIPSKVWVLFLVILLLVSPVHSLTHDESEEIGTCRFDKTSVATLSCKQTDGKWRPPSVICCNALLHSIDHLPTSNESGACCLCRYLQLRYPNDGHGLVSSYVLCQGKDMHTVTKWSSFPVTSCHTVCRQEKSSSSGMSNPVQKNHPVGNVHGSGNKVIKIPWTFVSVAFCMILLICLWHLWWSNPAANACQPQSLPLNRSQKLSSEGNPQTERRLSSGRLSSAQLKERRLSFT from the exons ATGCGTACCTTTTTCTGGCTG GATGAGGAGATTGGCAATACTGAAGTTGTTGCTACATATTGCATTCTCCTTAAGCTTAAAGAGAT CACTTGCTATGCTAGCAAAGGAAGCGATACTGCAGTTTTG GTTATCAGTGTTAATCAGAAATATGGGAATAAGCTGAATGCTGATACTACTATTATCGATGTTGCTGGACGTCCACTCCAAGCTCTTTACACCTATCAATTAGCTGACGAAAATGCTGGTATTAAT GCAAATGGACCATGTGAAATTACTTCTACAGAATACACCTGCCCTCTGGAACCGCAAAATATGTTGAAGGAGGAATATGCTAACCATTACAAGTTATCTGACAGGCTGGTTGCAAAG GTTGCAGTAGTCAAGAAACCAGTTTCCAGATCAGAGGTAGAGACAGAGTTTGGTGTTTCTGCATATTCAAAACATGCCACAAGGACAGTGAATCCACTATTGACAG CTCTTATTCCAAGTAAAGTGTGGGTTTTATTCCTGGTGATCCTTCTCTTGGTCTCCCCAGTCCATTCATTAACACATGATGAAAGTGAAGAGATTGGTACTTGTCGCTTTGACAAGACAAGTGTAGCTACACTCTCTTGCAAACAGACGGATGGGAAATGGAGGCCACCCTCAGTGATATGTTGCAATGCATTGCTTCATTCAATTGATCATTTGCCAACTAGTAATGAGAGCGGAGCATGTTGCCTGTGTCGCTATTTGCAACTAAGATACCCTAATGATGGACATGGGTTGGTATCATCTTATGTTCTATGCCAGGGAAAAGATATGCATACTGTCACTAAATGGTCTTCTTTTCCAGTCACATCATGTCATACAG TCTGTCGGCAGGAAAAATCTTCCTCCAGTGGTATGAGCAACCCTGTCCAGAAGAATCATCCTGTGGGAAATGTACATGGCTCTGGCAATAAGGTCATCAAGATCCCATGGACATTTGTTTCAGTGGCATTCTGCATGATATTACTTATTTGTCTTTGGCACCTGTGGTGGTCTAATCCAGCAGCAAATGCATGTCAACCGCAGTCTCTTCCCTTGAACCGAAGTCAGAAGCTCTCTTCAGAGGGTAACCCACAGACTGAGCGCAGGCTATCCTCTGGGAGGCTTTCATCGGCACAGCTGAAGGAGCGCAGGCTGTCGTTTACATAA
- the LOC107305405 gene encoding aspartyl protease family protein At5g10770-like → MKLFLAGLAITLCCRILLCTSTTSPGSSSTYGIGLNTNGTITFPVFHINNSFISRMIQPENIPADSSIVIGDDSMRKNKYFMGINLGTPPVFNLVTIDTGSTLSWVQCKNCEIKCYKQAANAGQIFNPYSSSTYSKLGCSAEACHGIHMDLAVEYGCVEENDACLYSLRYGSGEYSAGYLGRDRLTLASNSRIDSFIFGCGEDNLYSGVNAGIIGFGTKSFSFFNQVSQQTDYAAFSYCFPRNHENQGSLTIGPYGRDLNLMWTKLIYYDHKPVYAIQQLDLMVNGTRLEIDRYIYTSKMTIVDSGTADTYILLPVFDALDRAMTKEMQAKGYARGWDERKICFISNTGSANWNDFPTVEMKLIRSTLKLPVENAFYESSNNVICSTFLPDDAGVQGVQILGNRAVRSFKLVFDIQAMNFGFRARAC, encoded by the exons ATGAAGCTGTTCTTGGCTGGACTGGCGATTACGCTATGCTGCAGAATTCTACTCTGCACAAGCACTACTAGTCCAGGCTCCTCATCAACCTACG GTATTGGTTTGAACACAAATGGAACCATAACATTCCCTGTGTTCCACATAAACAATTCCTTCATATCTAGAATGATCCAGCCAGAAAACATACCTGCAGACTCCTCCATTGTAATAGGGGATGACAGCATGCGCAAGAACAAGTATTTCATGGGCATCAACCTTGGCACGCCACCTGTTTTCAATCTTGTCACCATTGACACTGGTTCAACTCTCTCCTGGGTTCAGTGTAAGAATTGTGAGATAAAATGCTATAAACAAGCTGCAAACGCTGGGCAGATATTCAACCCTTACAGCTCCTCAACTTACAGTAAACTTGGGTGCTCAGCTGAGGCCTGCCATGGCATTCACATGGACCTTGCTGTTGAGTATGGCTGTGTGGAAGAGAATGATGCTTGTCTCTACAGCTTAAGATATGGGTCAGGAGAGTATTCAGCAGGGTACTTAGGGAGAGACAGGCTCACTCTTGCCAGCAACAGCAGAATTGACAGTTTCATCTTTGGCTGTGGAGAAGATAATCTTTACAGTGGAGTCAATGCTGGGATAATTGGTTTTGGGACTAAAAGTTTCTCATTTTTCAACCAGGTATCGCAGCAGACAGATTATGCCGCCTTTTCTTACTGCTTCCCCAGAAATCATGAAAACCAAGGGTCACTGACCATAGGCCCATATGGCAGAGATCTCAATCTTATGTGGACgaaattgatttattatgaTCACAAACCAGTATATGCTATCCAGCAACTTGATCTGATGGTCAATGGAACACGGCTTGAAATCGATCGATATATCTATACCTCCAAGATGACAATTGTTGATTCTGGCACTGCTGATACATACATTTTATTACCGGTGTTTGATGCACTGGACAGAGCGATGACAAAGGAAATGCAAGCCAAGGGATATGCCCGGGGATGGGATGAAAGGAAGATATGCTTCATTTCCAACACTGGCTCAGCAAACTGGAATGACTTTCCAACAGTGGAGATGAAACTCATCAGGTCTACCTTGAAGCTGCCAGTGGAAAATGCATTCTATGAAAGCTCAAATAATGTAATTTGTTCTACATTTCTTCCAGATGATGCAGGTGTCCAAGGGGTACAAATTCTAGGTAATAGAGCTGTCAGATCATTTAAGCTTGTTTTTGACATCCAAGCCATGAACTTTGGCTTTAGGGCTAGGGCATGTTGA
- the LOC102706336 gene encoding heat shock 70 kDa protein BIP2-like, with protein MMARDGGAVVDILAAAAAAVLLCCFLRPATAMMVDTIRYGPPRVPYRLGSVIAVDLGNTNSCVAGYGGADGESTPMFRLCIPTSVAFTDDGATLVGEAAKNHPAAISGFKRLLGTRFDSPDVRSAAEHLPYKIVDWCTRTHIEVNAGGAAARSMYPSDVASIVIAELKARAEAHLGGEVHNAVVTVPYYFSDGPREAAMNAAAMAGLMTVRIIDEPTAAAVSHGLHRNKLRDGGNVLVLHVGGGTSDTTVLTYDNAVFEAIASYHDLHLGGDDFDGKLADHFTQLIKHRHGIDIAGDDLAVAKLKAQCERAKKTLTAAGHDTAQVNLHSQLANGVNVSFSGSLTRPQFEELNHDLFQRVISLVEKAMAETKRVPGFDMIDAIVLVGGSTRIPRIRELVKNYFDGKETATATSISSGAVAMAVVVEPDEAVVHGGGLLSHPMEDGYLCMGAGGRRQIGSPMDRCYHEF; from the coding sequence atgatggctcgggacggcggcgccgtcgtcgacatcttggcggcggcggcggcggcggtgttgCTGTGCTGCTTtctccggccggcgacggcgatgatgGTGGATACCATCAGGTACGGACCACCCAGGGTGCCGTACCGGCTCGGCAGCGTCATCGCCGTCGATCTCGGTAACACCAACTCCTGCGTCGCCGGctacggcggcgccgacggcgagtcCACGCCGATGTTCCGGCTCTGCATCCCCACCTCGGTCGCCTTCACTGACGACGGCGCCACCCTCGTCGGCGAGGCTGCCAAGAACCAccccgccgccatctccggcTTCAAGCGCCTGCTCGGGACAAGGTTCGACTCGCCGGACGTGCGGAGCGCCGCCGAGCACCTGCCGTACAAGATCGTCGACTGGTGCACGAGGACTCACATCGAGGTGAACgccggcggtgcggcggcgaggagtaTGTACCCCTCCGACGTGGCCTCCATTGTGATCGCCGAGCTGAAGGCTCGCGCGGAGGCTCACCTCGGCGGGGAGGTCCACaacgccgtcgtcaccgtcccCTACTACTTCTCCGACGGCCCACGCGAGGCGGCCATGAACGCCGCCGCGATGGCCGGCCTGATGACCGTCAGGATCATCGACgagccgaccgccgccgccgtctcccacGGGCTCCACCGGAATAAGCtccgcgacggcggcaacgtcCTCGTGctccacgtcggcggcggcacgtcCGACACGACCGTCCTCACCTACGACAACGCCGTGTTCGAGGCCATCGCGTCATACCACGACCTCCACCTCGGAGGCGACGACTTCGACGGCAAACTCGCCGACCACTTCACGCAGCTCATCAAACACAGGCACGGCATCGacatcgccggcgacgacctcgccgtcgcgaaACTGAAAGCCCAATGCGAGCGCGCCAAGAAGACGCTGACCGCCGCTGGCCACGACACCGCCCAAGTGAACCTCCACTCCCAGCTCGCCAATGGCGTCAACGTCTCCTTCTCCGGGTCACTAACACGGCCACAGTTCGAGGAGCTCAACCACGACCTCTTCCAGAGGGTCATCTCCCTCGTGGAGAAGGCAATGGCGGAAACCAAACGCGTGCCGGGGTTCGACATGATCGATGCCATCGTTCTCGTTGGTGGAAGCACGAGGATTCCGAGGATTCGGGAGCTCGTCAAGAACTACTTCGACGGGaaggagacggcgacggcgacgagcatTAGCAGCggggcggtggcgatggcggtggtggtggagccGGACGAAGCTGTCGTCCATGGAGGTGGGCTTCTGAGCCATCCAATGGAGGACGGGTACCTGTGCATGGGAGCCGGTGGTCGCCGTCAGATAGGGTCACCAATGGACCGCTGTTACCATGAATTTTGA
- the LOC102704302 gene encoding uncharacterized protein LOC102704302 encodes MAAAAARDLAGDPPESTLLRRVGDETAWPDVYDRDDSLKENTNPKCFLRNHPAAYGGGASQRFSGNLKPTAAPIIGSSRKLGGGGGGGGGGRFRPPAIFPKKAKTGGGGRTPKAAVPEHEPGSPKVSCIGKVLSDRERARRRRSPWSLETTPRGGGGGCCPGFSSLFVRRSRSRKNVVECVDDQSPPPAPPPPPGASLRRREEKVVLMTDEEVAAAPAPGLGGMKRFVSGRRAADWAAEMEVDDHVARSGPL; translated from the coding sequence atggccgccgccgccgcgcgcgacctcgccggcgacccgCCGGAGTCCACCCTACTCCGGCGCGTCGGGGACGAGACCGCCTGGCCGGACGTGTACGACCGCGACGACTCGCTCAAGGAGAACACCAACCCCAAGTGCTTCCTCCGGAACCACCCGGCCgcctacggcggcggcgcgtcgcaGCGGTTCTCCGGGAACCTGaagccgacggcggcgccgatcATTGGCTCGTCGAGGAAGctgggcggaggaggaggaggtggtggtggtgggcggttCCGTCCCCCGGCGATCTTCCCGAAGAAGGCGAAGACTGGGGGAGGCGGGCGCACGCCCAAGGCGGCGGTGCCGGAGCACGAGCCCGGGTCGCCCAAGGTGTCCTGCATCGGGAAGGTCCTCTCCGAccgcgagcgcgcgcgccgccgccggtcgccgtggTCGCTGGAGACGacgccccgcggcggcggaggcggctgctGCCCGGGGTTCAGTTCCCTGTTCGTCCGCCGGAGCCGCTCGAGGAAGAACGTCGTGGAGTGCGTCGACGACCAGTCCCCGCCCCCGgccccgcccccaccgcctggAGCCTCGTtgaggcggagggaggagaaggTGGTCTTGATGACcgacgaggaggtggcggcggctccggcgccggggCTGGGAGGGATGAAGCGGTTCGTGtcggggaggagggcggcggatTGGGCGGCTGAGATGGAGGTGGACGACCACGTGGCGAGATCTGGGCCGTTGTAG
- the LOC102706611 gene encoding UDP-rhamnose/UDP-galactose transporter 6-like: MNSLSKSDKKRALDFAAWSFNISTSVGIIMVNKALMATHGFSFATTLTGLHFVTTTLMTIVFRWLGLSQPSHLPLPDLAKFVIFSNLSIVGMNVSLMWNSVGFYQIAKLCMIPASCLLEVVFDHVHYSRDTKLSIMVVLIGVAVCTVTDVSVNAKGLAAAVIAVWSTALQQYYVHFLQRKYSLNSFNLLGHTAPAQAGSLLLVGPFVDYLLTGKRVDHFGFTSLATFFLTLSCVIAIGVNLSQFICIGRFSAVSFQVLGHMKTVLVLSLGFLFFGKEGLNFQVVLGMILAVLGMIWYGNASAKPGGKERRSVLPVRSEKLNGALDEKDGSEK; the protein is encoded by the exons ATGAATTCCCTAAGCAAATCCGACAAGAAGAGGGCCCTAGATTTTGCGGCATGGAGTTTCAACATCAGCACATCGGTTGGAATCATCATGGTGAACAAAGCTCTGATGGCTACACATGGATTCAGTTTTG CCACAACATTAACTGGCCTGCATTTTGTGACAACCACTTTGATGACTATCGTGTTTCGGTGGTTAGGCCTCAGCCAGCCTTCCCACTTACCACTACCAGATCTGGCTAAATTTGTGATATTTTCGAATCTGTCGATTGTTGGAATGAATGTGAGCTTGATGTGGAACTCTGTGGGGTTTTATCAG ATAGCAAAGCTTTGCATGATACCTGCATCATGTCTCCTGGAGGTCGTCTTCGATCATGTACATTATTCTCGGGACACAAAGCTGAGCATAATGGTTGTGCTTATAGGTGTTGCAGTCTGCACAGTTACTGATGTCAGTGTAAATGCAAAAGGTCTGGCTGCTGCTGTTATAGCTGTTTGGAGCACAGCTCTGCAACAATAT TATGTGCATTTTCTCCAACGAAAGTACTCTCTGAACTCATTCAACCTCCTGGGCCATACTGCTCCAGCCCAAGCAGGATCCCTTCTGCTAGTGGGTCCCTTTGTAGATTACTTGTTGACAGGCAAAAGGGTCGATCACTTTGGTTTCACATCGCTTGCTACG TTTTTCCTCACTCTGTCATGTGTCATTGCCATTGGTGTTAATCTGAGCCAATTCATCTGCATTGGTCGTTTTTCTGCCGTATCCTTCCAAGTCCTTGGCCACATGAAAACAGTGCTCGTCTTGTCGCTTGGGTTTCTCTTCTTTGGCAAGGAAGGTCTGAATTTTCAGGTAGTCCTTGGGATGATCCTTGCTGTTTTGGGAATGATATGGTATGGGAACGCATCAGCGAAACCAGGTGGCAAAGAGCGGCGAAGCGTTCTTCCAGTAAGGTCTGAGAAGCTTAATGGAGCATTAGACGAGAAGGATGGCAGTGAGAAATAG
- the LOC102706893 gene encoding UDP-rhamnose/UDP-galactose transporter 6-like isoform X2, with product MARTLKFARSPMDATLGQVHPKPSLRPPWTQQWRSCSQATTLTGLHFVTTTLMTIVFRWLGLSQPSHLPLPDLAKFVIFSNLSIVGMNVSLMWNSVGFYQIAKLCMIPASCLLEVVFDHVRYSRDTKLSIMVVLIGVAVCTVTDVSVNAKGLAAAVIAVWSTALQQYYVHFLQRKYSLNSFNLLGHTAPAQAGSLLLVGPFVDFLLTGKRVDHFGFTSLAVFFLTLSCVIAIGVNLSQFICIGRFSAVSFQVLGHMKTVLVLSLGFIFFGKEGLNFQVVLGMILAVVGMIWYGNASAKPGGKERRSVLPVRSEKLNGALEEKDGNEK from the exons ATGGCCAGGACCCTCAAGTTCGCAAGGTCACCCATGGATGCTACCCTTGGTCAAGTTCATCCGAAACCATCCTTGAGGCCACCATGGACACAACAATGGCGGTCATGCTCACAAG CTACAACATTAACTGGCCTGCATTTTGTGACAACCACCTTGATGACTATTGTGTTTCGGTGGTTAGGCCTCAGCCAGCCCTCCCACTTGCCACTACCAGATCTGGCTAAATTTGTGATCTTTTCTAATCTGTCTATTGTTGGGATGAATGTGAGCTTGATGTGGAACTCTGTGGGGTTTTATCAG ATAGCAAAGCTGTGCATGATACCTGCATCATGTCTCCTGGAGGTTGTCTTCGATCATGTACGTTATTCTCGGGACACAAAGCTGAGCATAATGGTTGTGCTTATAGGTGTTGCAGTCTGCACAGTTACTGATGTCAGTGTAAATGCAAAAGGTCTGGCTGCTGCCGTTATAGCTGTTTGGAGCACAGCTTTGCAACAATAT TATGTTCATTTTCTCCAACGAAAGTACTCTCTGAACTCATTCAACCTCCTGGGCCATACTGCTCCAGCCCAAGCAGGATCCCTTCTGCTAGTGGGGCCctttgttgattttttgttgACAGGCAAAAGGGTGGATCACTTTGGTTTCACATCGCTTGCTGTG TTTTTCCTCACTCTCTCATGTGTCATTGCCATTGGTGTTAATCTGAGCCAATTCATCTGCATTGGTCGTTTTTCTGCCGTATCCTTCCAAGTCCTGGGCCACATGAAGACAGTGCTCGTCTTGTCGCTTGGGTTTATTTTCTTTGGCAAGGAAGGTCTGAATTTTCAGGTAGTCCTTGGGATGATCCTCGCTGTTGTTGGGATGATATGGTATGGAAACGCATCAGCGAAACCAGGTGGCAAAGAGCGACGGAGCGTTCTTCCAGTAAGGTCTGAGAAGCTTAATGGAGCATTAGAGGAGAAGGATGGCAATGAGAAATAG
- the LOC102706893 gene encoding UDP-rhamnose/UDP-galactose transporter 6-like isoform X1, whose amino-acid sequence MNSLSKSDKKKVLDFAAWGFNISTSVGIIMVNKALMATHGFSFATTLTGLHFVTTTLMTIVFRWLGLSQPSHLPLPDLAKFVIFSNLSIVGMNVSLMWNSVGFYQIAKLCMIPASCLLEVVFDHVRYSRDTKLSIMVVLIGVAVCTVTDVSVNAKGLAAAVIAVWSTALQQYYVHFLQRKYSLNSFNLLGHTAPAQAGSLLLVGPFVDFLLTGKRVDHFGFTSLAVFFLTLSCVIAIGVNLSQFICIGRFSAVSFQVLGHMKTVLVLSLGFIFFGKEGLNFQVVLGMILAVVGMIWYGNASAKPGGKERRSVLPVRSEKLNGALEEKDGNEK is encoded by the exons ATGAATTCTCTAAGCAAATCCGACAAGAAGAAGGTCCTAGATTTTGCGGCATGGGGTTTCAACATCAGCACCTCCGTCGGAATCATCATGGTCAACAAGGCCCTGATGGCTACACATGGATTCAGTTTTG CTACAACATTAACTGGCCTGCATTTTGTGACAACCACCTTGATGACTATTGTGTTTCGGTGGTTAGGCCTCAGCCAGCCCTCCCACTTGCCACTACCAGATCTGGCTAAATTTGTGATCTTTTCTAATCTGTCTATTGTTGGGATGAATGTGAGCTTGATGTGGAACTCTGTGGGGTTTTATCAG ATAGCAAAGCTGTGCATGATACCTGCATCATGTCTCCTGGAGGTTGTCTTCGATCATGTACGTTATTCTCGGGACACAAAGCTGAGCATAATGGTTGTGCTTATAGGTGTTGCAGTCTGCACAGTTACTGATGTCAGTGTAAATGCAAAAGGTCTGGCTGCTGCCGTTATAGCTGTTTGGAGCACAGCTTTGCAACAATAT TATGTTCATTTTCTCCAACGAAAGTACTCTCTGAACTCATTCAACCTCCTGGGCCATACTGCTCCAGCCCAAGCAGGATCCCTTCTGCTAGTGGGGCCctttgttgattttttgttgACAGGCAAAAGGGTGGATCACTTTGGTTTCACATCGCTTGCTGTG TTTTTCCTCACTCTCTCATGTGTCATTGCCATTGGTGTTAATCTGAGCCAATTCATCTGCATTGGTCGTTTTTCTGCCGTATCCTTCCAAGTCCTGGGCCACATGAAGACAGTGCTCGTCTTGTCGCTTGGGTTTATTTTCTTTGGCAAGGAAGGTCTGAATTTTCAGGTAGTCCTTGGGATGATCCTCGCTGTTGTTGGGATGATATGGTATGGAAACGCATCAGCGAAACCAGGTGGCAAAGAGCGACGGAGCGTTCTTCCAGTAAGGTCTGAGAAGCTTAATGGAGCATTAGAGGAGAAGGATGGCAATGAGAAATAG
- the LOC102704579 gene encoding protein FANTASTIC FOUR 3-like: MAADGGALRRLFEKPLPENPTLLEALSACNQVHHHHKKLVDTASFTEIFGELHFQEKPDRAFLPPPSRPPVRTLSWIDIADAAAAAETEKSKDDSSLDALLRPKAAAAAAATVKRSASFCLKSSESLLLCTEGLGSESTVDADDMVKDGDHDTAAAPARDQEVDVEGGDGADDAAVAAGRERRSAPASFPPPIRSIGRGGKPCVCFRSFRAEGRFVLMEVVIPGKELLQATREGGRLRLQFANAAAAVQGGVEADDRVEDDDEAAKNACAAIIVDDDTS, translated from the coding sequence atgGCGGCCGACGGTGGCGCGCTGAGGCGGCTGTTCGAGAAGCCGTTGCCGGAGAACCCGACGCTGCTGGAGGCGCTGTCGGCGTGCAACCAggtgcaccaccaccacaagaAGCTCGTCGACACGGCGTCCTTCACCGAGATCTTCGGCGAGCTCCACTTCCAGGAGAAGCCGGACCGGGCgttcctgccgccgccgtcccgcccTCCTGTGCGCACGCTGTCGTGGATCGACATCGCcgacgccgctgctgccgccgagACCGAGAAGAGCAAGGACGACTCGTCCCTGGACGCGCTCCTCCGCCCGaaggctgccgccgccgccgccgccaccgtcaaGAGGAGCGCCAGCTTCTGCCTCAAGAGCTCCGAGTCTCTGCTGCTCTGCACCGAGGGGCTCGGGTCGGAGAGCACGGTCGACGCCGACGACATGGTCAAGGACGGCGACcacgacaccgccgccgcccccgcccgcgACCAGGAGGTGGACGTGGAGGGAGGAGACGGCGCGGACGAcgccgcggtggcggccgggagGGAGAGGCGGAGCGCGCCGGCGTCGTTCCCGCCGCCGATACGGTcgatcgggcgcggcggcaagCCGTGCGTGTGCTTCCGGTCGTTccgggcggaggggaggttCGTGCTGATGGAGGTGGTGATCCCCGGGAAGGAACTCCTGCAGGCGACGCGCGAGGGCGGCCGCCTCAGGCTGCAGTTCgccaacgccgccgcggccgtgcaGGGCGGTGTCGAAGCAGACGACCGcgtcgaggacgacgacgaggcggccaAGAACGCATGCGCAGCAATAATAGTAGATGATGATACTAGCTAA